Proteins encoded together in one Lathyrus oleraceus cultivar Zhongwan6 chromosome 5, CAAS_Psat_ZW6_1.0, whole genome shotgun sequence window:
- the LOC127080189 gene encoding uncharacterized protein LOC127080189: protein MDATEQMQIFMNGLRMKTKQLIDTAADGSTNFTTATGIKKIIEAIAANEHLELYDRSVSQPEGIIDLKLANKVVKMEDQITAEVERRTKKMALDTQTVAKVQPIQPIQAVEEINFLKQNNPYSNTYNPGWKNHPNFSWKDQQGNAQNQAPNQYQSQPQQQYRLQQQQPYQQQFHQSQQQFQQQVPRKADWQIAIEKMVAQGSQFQEETRSNLRNTGASIKNLEVQMSQMAQQLVGSQAPGELPSAKVTNSREHNNVSVVTTRSGKSKEVPEKDDDQEDQLLEVELEIKENEVVSEEVVVPKLMVKEKVSESKPVVKLPFPTRNKMKEKHEKNFEKFLEMFKKLEINISFLEALEQMPSYAKFTKDIILKKRSTDTDPIVLTETCSAILQGMKIPVKKKDRGSVTIPCTIGDRSFKKALIDLGASKPYGVVEDVLVKIDKFVFPVDFVILEMSEDEEIPLILGRLFLETGRCLIDIEEGTMTLKVYDEELKIDVRNTMKYKDDVATSQHIEVIDQMVLQENPLGEPQLPLERVLSLSISEDTQEADEKEREVLTMMATQPLFKGSQSLPWENLREPQFKEKKDETKKVVELKQLPENLKYVFLDSKRRCPAIISSNLEVSQEDKLVKVLKKHKSVMGWA from the exons atggatgcaactgaacaaatgcaaattTTTATGAATGGCCTTAgaatgaagactaagcaactcatagACACAGCTGCCGATGGCTCAACAAATTTTACAACAGCCACtggaataaagaaaatcattgaagccattgcagcaaatgagcatctggagcTCTATGACCGCAGTGTAAGTCAACCTGAAGGTATCATTGATCTCAAGCTAGCAAATAAAgttgtgaagatggaagatcaaataacaGCTGAAGTAGAGAGAAGAACCAAGAAAATGGCTCTTGACACTCAAACGGTGGCAAAAGTTCAACCGATTCAACCTATTCAAGCA GTAGAAGAGATTAATTTTTTGAAGCAGAACAACCCGTACTCTAATACGTATAATCctggatggaaaaatcatccaaatttctcctgGAAGGACCAGCAAGGAAATGCTCAGAACCAAGCGCCCAACCAATATCAAAGCCAACCACAACAGCAGTATCgactacaacaacaacaaccttaccagCAACAGTTTCACCAATCccaacaacaatttcaacaacaAGTCCCAAGAAAAGCAGATTGGcaaattgccattgaaaaaatgGTCGCTCAAGGTTCACAATTTCAAGAGGAGACTAGAAGTAATCTGAGAAACACCGGTGCTTCAATAAAGAATCTGGAAGTGCAAATGAGTCAGATGGCTCAACAACTCGTGGGTTCTCAAGCACCGGGTGAATTACCGAGTGCTAAAGTTACAAATTCAcgagagcataataatgtgagtgttGTAACCACAAGGAGTGGTAAATCGAAAGAAGTCCCCGAGAAAGATGATGACCAAGAAGAccaattgcttgaagttgagttggaaataaaagaaaatgaggttgtGAGTGAAGAAGTGGTAGTGCCTAAACTGATGGTTAAAGAAAAAGTTAGTGAATCGAAGCCGGTTGTCAAACTCCCTTTCCCCACAAGAAATAAGATGAAAGAGAAACATGAGAAGAACTTCGAGAAATTCTTGGAGATGTTCAAAAAGCTTGAGATTAACATTTCGTTCTTGGaggcacttgaacaaatgccCTCTTATGCCAAATTTACGAAAGATATTATTTTAAAAAAGAGGAGCACCGATACTGACCCTATTGTACTAACCGAAACATGTAGTGCaattttgcagggtatgaagattccggtgaagAAAAAAGATCGAGGCTCAGTAACTATCCCTTGCACCATTGGGGATAGATCTTTCAAAAAGGCCCTCATAGACTTGGGGGCTAGT AAACCGTATGGAGtggtggaagatgttcttgtgaagattgataagtttgtaTTTCCGGTGGACTTTGTCATCCTAGAAATGtcggaagatgaagagataccaCTCATCCTTGGTAGACTATTTTTGGAGACCGGAAGATGTTTGATAGATATAGAAGAGGGCACCATGACTCTAAAAGTTTACGACGAAGAGTTGAAAATTGATGTGCGTAACACCATGAAATACAAAGATGACGTGGCCACCAGTCAACACATAGAGGTGATTGATCAAATGGTTCTGCAAGAAAATCCTTTAGGTGAACCACAATTGCCCTTGGAGAGAGTTCTAAGTCTATCAATTTCTGAAGACACTCAAGAAGCTGATGAAAAGGAGAGGGAAGTGTTAACTATGATGGCAACACAACCACTCTTTAAGGGATCCCAATCACTCCCATGGGAAAACTTGAGGGAACCCCAGTTTAAGGAAAAGAAAGATGAGACCAAGAAAGTGGTTGAGCTGAAACAATTGCCTGAAAATCTCAAGTATGTTTTTCTAGATTCTAAAAGGAGATGCCCGGCTATTATAAGCTCTAATCTAGAAGTTTCACAAGAAGACAAGCTCGTCAAGGTTCTGAAGAAGCACAAAAGTGTAATGGGGTGGGCATAG